In one Gemmatimonadota bacterium genomic region, the following are encoded:
- a CDS encoding BlaI/MecI/CopY family transcriptional regulator encodes MDVLYELGRATAVQIRQRLADPPTDSAVRSILRILVGKRHLERTPEGHRYVYSPTMPVMRARRSAMHRVLRTFFGGSVEGAVAMLLELGEGDLSPDERERIRRMIDEAEEDGR; translated from the coding sequence ATGGATGTCCTGTACGAGCTGGGGCGCGCCACAGCGGTCCAGATACGGCAACGCCTGGCCGATCCGCCGACCGATTCGGCCGTCCGATCGATCCTACGCATACTCGTCGGCAAGCGACATCTGGAACGGACGCCGGAGGGTCACCGTTACGTCTACTCTCCGACCATGCCCGTCATGCGGGCACGACGCTCCGCCATGCACCGCGTTCTGCGGACGTTCTTCGGGGGCAGCGTCGAGGGCGCGGTCGCCATGCTCCTTGAGCTTGGCGAAGGCGATCTTTCTCCAGACGAGCGCGAGCGCATCAGGAGGATGATCGATGAAGCCGAGGAGGATGGACGATGA
- a CDS encoding glycosyl hydrolase, producing the protein MIRNRSGSARAFAFLAFLIALTPLADVDGLPRDPAGAGSTLAAQELETVGLDGLSYRMAGPFRGGRSTAATGFRGDPDRWLMGTTGGGVWESDDNGVSWKNISDGFFGGSIGAVAVAASDPNVIYVGEGSMDIRGNTSAGRGAWRSVDGGRTWSHIGLREAGQIGRIEVHPGNHDLVYAAALGHPFGKNSERGVFRSRDGGATWEHVLALNDSTGASDLTMDPGNPRVLYAGMWRGERKPWAMISGAEEGGVYKTVDGGDSWTKLGGGLPEGMVGKVGVSVSPADTDRVWAIVEAEPAGGVYRSDDAGATWTRTNSENRLRQRAWYYTHVQADPRDPNTVYALNTGLYRSIDGGSTFTPIQVPHGDVHDLWIHPSDPSRMVVANDGGAQVTVNDGETWSTYFNQPTAELYDVIVDNAFPYRLYGAQQDNTTISVPAWADVNTLYPKQHWLNAGGCETGPVALHPDRPHVVYAGCYGGVMDRYDLASGQRRNIMLYPQLQLGMAAKDLRHRFQWVSPMVVSRHDHRVLYHGSQYVNRSRDEGASWETISPDLTTNDPAHQEQSGGPINADVTGVEIFNTVFSIAESPFDADEIWAGSDDGRVHLTRDGGGSWTEVTPSGMPELGTVDEIELSTHRPGRGWVAVQRYRLDDFAPYVFRTDDFGASWTLVVGGIPADHPIRTVREDPGSEDLVFAGGEFGVYLSFDGGDNWRDFRRNLPQTPVTGMRVAHGDLVISTQGRSFWIMDDITPLREMRNAVTAQAHLFAPREVHRLTNLGLAGLAELNPDPPPAGAQIHFHLAETAVEQVDAAAERLEIQVLDAEGRVVRTFTTDSANAEEDTETIKPTAGLNRIAWTLRYPGPELPEGSVQWGYTGGVSAPPGDYVVRLTMAETVLEEPLRLLPDPRIPEVTQASYREQFRVAMLARDSITSISRTIDDLASIRDQVESVMERVRAAEREDELAGLADTLTGKATEVTEDLMQTRNRSGQDPIRFAPRLDNQWLELYGRVTGTDGYISGGAEGEPQPGTLERLESLLGEWEGVRRRYTDLLENELRRFNEAVELMGLPAVALPSRTRIVS; encoded by the coding sequence GTGATCCGAAACCGTTCCGGAAGCGCTCGCGCCTTCGCCTTCCTTGCGTTTCTCATCGCGCTCACGCCCCTCGCGGATGTCGACGGCCTCCCGCGCGACCCGGCGGGCGCGGGCTCGACCCTCGCGGCCCAGGAGCTGGAAACGGTCGGCCTGGACGGTCTGAGCTACCGCATGGCGGGTCCCTTTCGAGGCGGGCGCTCGACCGCCGCCACCGGCTTCCGCGGCGACCCCGATCGCTGGCTCATGGGCACCACGGGCGGCGGCGTGTGGGAGAGCGACGACAACGGCGTTTCCTGGAAGAACATCTCGGACGGATTTTTCGGCGGATCGATCGGTGCGGTCGCGGTCGCGGCTTCGGACCCGAACGTCATTTACGTGGGCGAGGGCTCGATGGACATCCGCGGAAACACATCGGCAGGCAGGGGCGCCTGGCGTTCCGTCGACGGAGGTCGCACCTGGAGCCATATCGGTCTGAGAGAGGCGGGGCAGATAGGACGGATCGAGGTGCATCCCGGCAATCACGATCTCGTCTATGCGGCCGCCCTGGGCCACCCCTTCGGTAAGAATTCCGAGCGGGGCGTCTTCCGCTCTCGCGACGGCGGCGCCACCTGGGAGCACGTGCTGGCGCTGAACGACTCGACCGGCGCCTCCGATCTGACCATGGACCCCGGCAATCCTCGCGTGCTCTATGCCGGCATGTGGCGCGGCGAGCGCAAGCCGTGGGCCATGATCTCGGGCGCGGAGGAGGGCGGCGTCTACAAGACCGTCGACGGGGGGGACAGCTGGACCAAGCTCGGCGGCGGCCTGCCCGAGGGCATGGTGGGCAAGGTCGGCGTTAGCGTCTCGCCCGCCGATACCGACCGCGTCTGGGCGATCGTCGAGGCCGAACCCGCCGGCGGCGTCTACCGTTCGGACGATGCGGGCGCGACCTGGACGCGCACCAACTCGGAGAACAGACTGCGCCAGCGGGCCTGGTACTACACCCACGTTCAGGCCGATCCCCGGGACCCGAACACGGTCTACGCGCTGAACACCGGTCTTTACCGTTCGATAGACGGCGGCTCCACCTTCACGCCCATACAGGTTCCGCACGGCGACGTTCACGACCTCTGGATCCATCCTTCCGATCCCTCGCGCATGGTGGTGGCCAACGACGGCGGTGCGCAGGTGACCGTCAACGACGGCGAAACCTGGTCGACCTATTTCAACCAACCCACCGCCGAGCTCTACGACGTGATCGTCGACAACGCCTTCCCCTACCGTCTTTACGGCGCACAGCAGGACAACACCACCATCTCGGTGCCCGCCTGGGCGGACGTCAACACCCTTTACCCCAAGCAGCACTGGCTCAACGCCGGCGGTTGCGAGACCGGGCCGGTCGCGCTCCATCCGGATCGTCCGCATGTCGTCTACGCCGGCTGCTACGGCGGGGTCATGGACCGCTACGACCTGGCGTCGGGTCAACGGCGCAACATCATGCTCTACCCGCAGCTCCAGCTCGGCATGGCGGCGAAAGACCTCAGGCACCGCTTCCAGTGGGTCTCGCCCATGGTCGTCAGCCGTCACGATCATCGCGTGCTCTATCACGGGTCGCAGTACGTCAACCGTTCGCGCGACGAGGGGGCGAGCTGGGAGACGATCAGCCCCGATCTAACCACGAACGATCCGGCGCACCAGGAGCAATCGGGAGGCCCGATCAACGCGGACGTGACGGGGGTCGAGATATTCAACACTGTCTTCTCCATCGCCGAGAGCCCCTTCGACGCCGACGAAATCTGGGCGGGAAGCGACGACGGACGGGTTCACCTGACGCGCGACGGTGGCGGAAGCTGGACCGAGGTCACGCCTTCGGGCATGCCCGAGCTCGGCACCGTGGACGAGATCGAGCTCTCGACTCACCGGCCCGGACGAGGCTGGGTGGCCGTGCAGCGCTACCGGCTCGACGACTTCGCGCCCTACGTCTTCCGCACCGACGACTTCGGCGCTTCCTGGACTCTCGTCGTCGGGGGCATTCCCGCGGACCACCCGATAAGGACCGTGCGCGAGGATCCCGGAAGCGAGGACCTGGTTTTCGCCGGGGGCGAGTTCGGAGTCTACCTGTCTTTCGACGGAGGCGACAACTGGCGAGACTTCCGGCGCAACCTCCCGCAGACTCCGGTCACGGGAATGCGGGTCGCGCACGGCGATCTCGTCATCTCGACGCAGGGCCGGTCGTTCTGGATCATGGACGACATCACTCCACTCAGGGAGATGCGGAACGCGGTGACCGCCCAGGCCCACCTCTTTGCGCCGCGGGAAGTCCATCGTCTCACGAACCTGGGACTCGCCGGGCTCGCCGAGCTCAATCCCGATCCCCCGCCGGCGGGAGCCCAGATCCATTTCCACCTGGCCGAGACCGCTGTCGAACAGGTCGATGCCGCCGCCGAGCGACTGGAGATCCAGGTGCTCGACGCCGAGGGCAGGGTGGTCCGCACCTTCACCACCGACTCGGCGAACGCGGAAGAGGATACGGAGACGATCAAGCCGACAGCCGGCCTGAATCGGATCGCCTGGACGCTCCGCTACCCGGGTCCCGAGCTGCCGGAAGGCTCGGTGCAGTGGGGCTACACGGGCGGTGTCTCGGCTCCGCCGGGCGACTACGTCGTACGGTTGACCATGGCCGAGACCGTGCTCGAGGAGCCCCTCCGCCTGCTTCCCGATCCTCGCATCCCCGAAGTGACGCAGGCCAGCTACCGCGAGCAGTTCCGGGTCGCGATGCTGGCGCGGGACTCGATCACCTCCATCTCAAGGACGATCGACGACCTCGCGTCGATCAGGGATCAGGTGGAGTCGGTCATGGAACGGGTTCGCGCCGCCGAGCGCGAGGACGAGCTCGCCGGGTTGGCGGATACGCTGACCGGGAAGGCGACCGAGGTCACCGAGGATCTCATGCAGACCCGCAACCGCTCGGGGCAGGACCCGATACGCTTCGCGCCCAGGCTCGACAATCAGTGGCTGGAGCTTTACGGCCGCGTCACCGGAACCGACGGCTACATCTCGGGCGGCGCCGAGGGCGAACCCCAGCCCGGAACCTTGGAGCGACTCGAATCCCTGCTCGGGGAGTGGGAAGGCGTCCGCCGGCGTTACACCGATCTGCTGGAGAACGAACTCCGGCGGTTCAACGAGGCGGTGGAACTGATGGGATTGCCGGCCGTGGCTTTGCCGTCCCGCACGCGTATCGTAAGCTGA
- a CDS encoding FAD-dependent oxidoreductase has protein sequence MRIAVVGTGISGLGAAWLLAPKHEVRVFERENRIGGHTHTHRVAGPRGAVAVDSGFIVYNETTYPLLTRLFEALGVRSQPNDMSFSFECERCRVVYSGLGLGGLFADPANLLRPGFLRFLAMIGRFNAAGRGEGWSGRGETLRELVSSAERGGKGRKTRSGPETLGRHYVYPLASALWSTGIPTVERFPARTFVDFFRRHRLFQLRNRLQWRSVRGGSRTYVEAMLHRLRGRVHTDSPVRAVDRTDRSTRLHFADGASQEFDKVVLATHADEALALLRAPTDAERTLLGAWEYAENDTWVHSDPSFLPPRRAAQGSWNYRVADCRHPSPVTTMTYNLNRLQRLDPEMPCLVTLNPSRRPVSVHDRVTYTHPVYTTESVATRSAISTLNGQLGTYFCGAYLGDGFHEDGFRSAVEAVEPLGGRLD, from the coding sequence ATGAGAATCGCCGTCGTCGGGACCGGGATTTCGGGGCTGGGAGCGGCATGGCTGCTCGCCCCGAAGCACGAGGTTCGCGTCTTCGAGCGCGAGAACCGCATCGGCGGCCACACTCACACCCACCGGGTGGCCGGCCCTCGCGGGGCTGTCGCGGTCGACTCGGGTTTCATCGTCTACAACGAGACGACCTATCCGCTCCTGACCAGGCTCTTCGAAGCGCTCGGGGTTCGCTCGCAGCCGAACGACATGTCGTTCTCGTTCGAATGCGAACGCTGCCGGGTGGTCTACAGCGGGCTGGGTCTCGGCGGGCTCTTCGCCGACCCCGCCAACTTGCTGCGACCCGGCTTCCTACGCTTTCTGGCCATGATCGGGAGATTCAACGCGGCGGGGAGGGGCGAAGGGTGGAGCGGCCGGGGCGAGACCCTGCGCGAACTCGTATCCTCCGCCGAGCGCGGCGGGAAAGGGCGCAAGACGCGTTCGGGCCCCGAGACGCTCGGCCGCCACTATGTCTATCCTCTTGCGTCGGCCCTGTGGTCGACCGGGATCCCGACCGTCGAGCGGTTTCCCGCCCGGACGTTCGTGGATTTCTTTCGCAGGCACCGACTCTTCCAGTTGAGAAACCGTCTCCAGTGGCGGTCGGTCCGAGGTGGGAGCCGAACCTACGTCGAGGCCATGCTCCACAGGTTGCGCGGCCGCGTCCACACCGATTCGCCGGTGCGGGCTGTCGATCGCACCGACCGAAGCACTCGTCTCCACTTCGCGGACGGCGCGAGCCAGGAATTCGACAAGGTCGTCCTGGCGACGCATGCCGACGAGGCGCTCGCGCTCCTTCGGGCGCCCACCGATGCCGAGCGCACGCTGCTGGGCGCATGGGAGTATGCGGAGAACGACACCTGGGTCCATTCCGACCCGAGCTTTCTGCCGCCGCGGCGGGCGGCGCAGGGTTCCTGGAACTACCGCGTGGCCGACTGCCGCCATCCTTCGCCCGTAACGACCATGACCTACAACCTCAACCGACTCCAGCGCCTCGACCCGGAGATGCCCTGCCTGGTCACCCTCAATCCGTCCAGGAGGCCCGTCAGCGTTCACGATCGCGTCACTTACACCCACCCGGTCTACACGACGGAATCCGTGGCCACGCGGAGCGCGATCTCGACTCTCAACGGCCAGCTCGGCACCTATTTCTGCGGCGCATACCTCGGCGACGGATTCCACGAGGACGGCTTCCGCTCGGCGGTCGAAGCGGTCGAGCCTCTGGGCGGGCGGCTGGATTGA
- a CDS encoding DUF1365 domain-containing protein, with protein MTTAETDRLRSGLYVGTVRHRRTAPRKNAFRYGVFQLLLDLDELPAIDAAIPFFGYNRAGPVSFHDRDHMGGTAEPVRDKLARWLDGRGRELGDSRVMMLTNPRVLGYGFNPVSHFFCMDAADELRFTVAEVFNTFGEVYCYLLDGAETVGGTAVRSRVDKRFHVSPFMPIDGVRYEWIVTPPGERMTLHIDEFEADRKYFDATLKLARRPLTAASLARALVRYPHMTARTITMIHWQAAKLWAKRAPFFRKPEPPDNGLDGWQPGKGKGRSRAR; from the coding sequence TTGACCACCGCAGAGACGGACCGACTCCGCTCAGGCCTCTATGTGGGCACGGTTCGGCACCGACGCACGGCGCCGCGCAAGAACGCCTTCCGCTACGGGGTGTTCCAACTGCTTCTCGATCTCGACGAGCTTCCCGCCATCGATGCCGCGATCCCCTTCTTCGGCTACAACCGGGCCGGACCGGTCTCGTTCCACGACCGCGACCACATGGGCGGCACGGCCGAGCCGGTCCGCGACAAGCTGGCCCGTTGGCTGGATGGCCGAGGCCGGGAGCTCGGCGACTCGAGGGTCATGATGCTGACCAATCCGCGAGTGCTGGGGTACGGCTTCAACCCCGTGTCGCACTTCTTCTGCATGGACGCCGCAGACGAGCTGCGCTTTACCGTGGCCGAGGTCTTCAACACTTTCGGCGAGGTCTACTGCTACCTGCTCGACGGGGCGGAGACGGTGGGAGGGACGGCGGTGCGGTCGAGGGTGGACAAGCGGTTCCACGTCTCGCCCTTCATGCCGATCGACGGCGTCCGCTACGAATGGATCGTGACTCCCCCGGGCGAGCGCATGACTCTCCACATCGACGAGTTCGAGGCCGACAGGAAGTACTTCGACGCGACGCTCAAGCTGGCCCGCAGGCCGCTTACGGCCGCCTCGTTGGCCCGGGCCTTGGTGCGCTATCCGCACATGACTGCGCGGACGATCACGATGATCCACTGGCAGGCCGCGAAGCTCTGGGCGAAGCGGGCGCCCTTCTTCCGCAAGCCGGAGCCGCCCGACAACGGACTCGACGGCTGGCAACCCGGCAAGGGCAAGGGACGATCACGGGCCCGGTGA
- a CDS encoding class I SAM-dependent methyltransferase yields MSTAAKATGSSEPTPERWVSLADRLARAIVLASLRRVGRGRLSIRTPDGAVHRFKGAVPGPEAAITVHDTRFFRRMLLDGEMGAGEAYIRGEWSADSPMEAARFGILNRRFLRPLVPLLWPAAAAAWLAHRARPNTKTGSRRNITKHYDLGNDFFALFLDPSMTYSCAYFDEYALRADEEARGRSGIDAATLEEAQRAKYRLLASKAGLRPGARVLEIGCGWGGFAELAASEFGCRVTGLTISQEQAAYARERIDRAGLADRVSIELTDYREVTGRYDAIVSIEMLEAVGHRYLPTYFEKCAEALNPGGRAVIQVITIPDNRYLRYRLRPDYIQRFIFPGAHLPSMGAIGRALRRTELRIVHREDLAPHYGPTLAAWRERFLRRRNALFKLGFDDSFLHRWEFYFAYCEAAFRTRYVADWQLVLERKG; encoded by the coding sequence GTGAGCACGGCAGCAAAGGCGACAGGGTCTTCGGAGCCCACCCCGGAACGTTGGGTGAGCCTGGCGGACAGGCTCGCTCGCGCCATCGTCCTTGCCTCCCTGCGCCGGGTGGGGCGGGGACGCCTCTCGATACGGACCCCGGACGGGGCGGTCCATCGCTTCAAGGGTGCGGTTCCGGGGCCGGAGGCCGCGATCACCGTTCACGATACCCGTTTCTTTCGGCGGATGCTGCTCGACGGCGAGATGGGCGCCGGCGAAGCCTACATACGGGGGGAGTGGTCGGCGGACTCGCCCATGGAAGCGGCCCGCTTCGGCATCCTCAATCGCCGTTTCCTGCGTCCGCTGGTTCCGCTCCTCTGGCCTGCGGCGGCCGCAGCCTGGCTGGCTCACCGGGCCCGCCCGAACACGAAGACGGGTTCGCGGCGCAACATCACGAAGCACTACGACCTCGGAAACGACTTCTTCGCGCTCTTCCTCGATCCCTCGATGACTTATTCGTGCGCATACTTCGACGAGTACGCGCTCCGGGCCGACGAGGAGGCCCGCGGCCGGTCCGGAATCGACGCCGCGACCCTCGAAGAGGCCCAGCGGGCCAAGTACCGGCTCCTGGCGAGCAAGGCCGGCCTGCGCCCGGGGGCGCGCGTCCTCGAGATCGGCTGCGGATGGGGCGGGTTCGCCGAACTGGCGGCCTCGGAGTTCGGATGTCGGGTCACCGGGCTGACGATCTCACAAGAGCAGGCGGCCTATGCGCGAGAGCGAATCGACCGTGCCGGCCTCGCGGACCGGGTGTCCATAGAGCTGACCGACTATCGGGAGGTCACCGGCAGGTACGATGCGATCGTGTCGATCGAGATGCTCGAGGCGGTGGGGCACCGCTATCTCCCCACATACTTCGAAAAGTGCGCCGAGGCGCTCAATCCGGGAGGCAGAGCTGTGATCCAGGTGATCACCATTCCCGACAACCGCTACCTGCGCTACCGCTTGCGCCCGGACTACATCCAGCGCTTCATCTTTCCGGGCGCGCATCTGCCGTCGATGGGAGCGATAGGGCGAGCCCTGCGTCGAACCGAATTGCGGATCGTCCACCGGGAGGATCTGGCGCCTCACTACGGACCCACGCTCGCCGCGTGGCGAGAACGATTCCTTCGACGACGGAACGCCCTCTTCAAGCTGGGGTTCGACGATAGCTTCCTTCATCGGTGGGAGTTCTACTTCGCATACTGCGAGGCCGCATTCCGCACCCGCTACGTGGCCGACTGGCAGCTCGTCCTGGAACGGAAGGGGTGA
- a CDS encoding DUF1295 domain-containing protein, producing the protein MAALWYRQLRTREADVVDLAWTAGLGAAAVFYAAAVPTGVGWRRWLVAAMAGVWSVRLASYLLTRVKTPGEDGRYRDLRTKWGRGAPLKFFVFFQAQAALVVVLSIHFLLAMRASEPTLRVADIAGLAIWLVSITGESIADAQLARFRAVPGNEGKVCRAGLWRYSRHPNYFFEWLHWVAYVPVAYGSAPPWAILLAPVLLLLSIRFITGIPPIERRSVERRGEEYRRYQRTTSAFVPWFPRKDR; encoded by the coding sequence ATGGCCGCGCTCTGGTATCGTCAGCTCCGGACCCGGGAGGCCGACGTGGTGGACCTCGCCTGGACCGCAGGCCTGGGTGCGGCGGCCGTTTTCTACGCGGCGGCCGTGCCGACGGGAGTGGGATGGCGGCGCTGGCTGGTGGCTGCGATGGCCGGGGTTTGGTCGGTGCGCCTGGCTAGCTACCTGTTGACGCGAGTGAAAACGCCGGGCGAAGACGGCCGCTACCGCGACTTGCGCACCAAGTGGGGTCGCGGGGCGCCGCTCAAGTTCTTCGTCTTCTTCCAGGCCCAGGCGGCCTTGGTGGTCGTTCTATCGATCCACTTCCTGCTCGCCATGCGCGCATCGGAGCCGACGCTCAGGGTCGCCGACATCGCGGGTTTGGCGATCTGGCTGGTGTCGATCACGGGCGAATCGATCGCCGACGCCCAGTTGGCGCGTTTCCGGGCCGTGCCCGGCAACGAGGGCAAGGTCTGCCGCGCGGGGCTCTGGCGCTACTCCCGTCACCCCAACTACTTCTTCGAATGGCTGCACTGGGTGGCCTACGTGCCGGTCGCGTACGGGAGCGCTCCTCCGTGGGCCATCCTCCTCGCTCCGGTCCTCCTGCTGCTCTCTATCCGGTTCATCACCGGAATCCCGCCCATCGAGAGACGTTCGGTGGAAAGGCGGGGCGAGGAATACCGTCGTTATCAGCGCACCACGAGCGCCTTCGTCCCCTGGTTTCCCCGGAAGGATCGGTGA
- a CDS encoding class I SAM-dependent methyltransferase has product MSVAEALSRTAFAAAESGKLPDRVVRAGIRALLRARLRSLASEPQLDEATLRSGPVAPAPCEANEQHYEVPAAFFELALGPRLKYSSCHWPDDEDGFALADAELSMLELTCSRSDLSGGQDVLDLGCGWGALTLFAAEKYPDSRIVGVSHSESQRRHILERVRRSGLDNVRIMTADVSELELEPESFDRVVSVEMFEHMNNYELLLRKIESWMRPRARLFVHVFCHHARAYRFADKGAGDWMAREFFTGGLMPSPSLVPKFRGDLTLEADWFVRGTHYARTAEAWLENLDAMRHEAASVFVDTYGAASAHRWVERWRLFFMAVAETFAYGNGREWGVSHHRFLKRA; this is encoded by the coding sequence GTGAGCGTCGCGGAAGCGCTCTCGCGGACGGCCTTCGCGGCCGCCGAGTCCGGAAAACTGCCCGACCGGGTAGTCCGGGCCGGCATTCGAGCTCTGTTGCGTGCGCGGCTGCGCTCTTTGGCGAGCGAACCCCAGCTCGACGAGGCGACGCTGCGTTCGGGTCCCGTCGCGCCGGCGCCGTGTGAAGCGAACGAGCAGCACTACGAGGTCCCGGCAGCGTTCTTCGAGCTGGCGCTGGGCCCCCGGCTGAAGTACTCCTCGTGCCACTGGCCGGATGACGAAGATGGATTCGCTCTCGCGGACGCCGAGCTCTCCATGCTGGAGCTCACCTGCTCCCGTTCCGATCTGTCCGGCGGCCAGGACGTCCTCGACCTCGGCTGCGGCTGGGGCGCACTCACGCTCTTCGCGGCGGAGAAGTATCCGGACAGCCGGATCGTCGGCGTGTCGCACTCCGAGTCTCAGCGCCGTCACATTCTGGAACGGGTTCGGCGAAGCGGCCTCGACAACGTGAGGATCATGACGGCGGATGTCTCGGAGCTGGAGCTCGAGCCGGAGAGCTTCGATCGCGTGGTTTCGGTCGAAATGTTCGAGCACATGAACAACTACGAACTTCTGTTGAGGAAGATCGAGAGCTGGATGCGGCCCCGGGCGCGGCTATTCGTCCACGTCTTCTGCCACCATGCCCGCGCGTACCGGTTCGCCGACAAGGGCGCGGGGGACTGGATGGCCCGCGAGTTCTTCACCGGCGGTCTGATGCCCAGTCCGTCGCTAGTGCCGAAGTTCCGGGGCGATCTGACCCTCGAAGCCGACTGGTTCGTGCGGGGTACTCACTACGCGCGCACCGCCGAAGCCTGGCTGGAAAATCTGGACGCCATGCGACACGAAGCCGCCTCGGTCTTCGTCGATACCTACGGCGCCGCGTCCGCCCACCGTTGGGTGGAACGCTGGCGGCTCTTCTTCATGGCCGTCGCCGAAACCTTCGCCTACGGGAACGGTCGGGAGTGGGGCGTGTCGCACCATCGATTCCTAAAGAGAGCGTGA
- a CDS encoding acyl-CoA desaturase, translated as MIETAAREHVDHDSLARTYRVDFLRSYAFIGMHVLALGAFFTGVSVPALVALLVTFWIRLFGITGGYHRYFSHRSFKTSRVLQFVLAWLGASAGQNGPLWWVSHHRLHHRHADTEHDAHSPGLRGFWWAHAGWIMTRRYKGYDESLVHDLRRFPELRFLDRMHMLAPFSLGVLLFGVGWWLEAVFPTLGATRWQMLGWGLFVSTMLLYHVTFLVNSVTHMWGRRRYATKDHSRNNWWVALLTLGEGWHNNHHRYPSSERQGFYWWELDVTHYLLRTLEKVGLVWELRTPPATAYGRRRKARS; from the coding sequence ATGATCGAGACCGCAGCTCGCGAGCACGTCGACCACGATTCGCTTGCCCGCACGTACAGAGTCGACTTTCTCCGCAGCTACGCCTTCATCGGCATGCACGTTCTGGCGTTGGGCGCGTTCTTCACCGGCGTCAGCGTGCCCGCTCTCGTCGCCTTGCTCGTCACCTTCTGGATTCGCCTCTTCGGAATAACCGGAGGCTACCACCGCTACTTCTCGCACAGGTCGTTCAAGACCAGCCGGGTCCTCCAGTTCGTCCTGGCCTGGCTCGGAGCCAGCGCGGGGCAGAACGGGCCGCTCTGGTGGGTGTCTCATCATCGGCTTCACCATCGCCACGCCGACACCGAACACGACGCTCATTCGCCCGGCCTCAGAGGCTTCTGGTGGGCGCACGCCGGCTGGATCATGACGCGGCGCTACAAGGGATACGACGAGTCGCTGGTGCATGACCTGAGGCGGTTTCCCGAGCTGCGCTTCCTCGACCGGATGCACATGCTGGCGCCCTTCAGCCTCGGCGTCCTGCTCTTCGGGGTCGGCTGGTGGCTCGAAGCGGTATTTCCCACGCTCGGGGCCACTCGCTGGCAGATGCTCGGCTGGGGTCTCTTCGTAAGCACGATGCTGCTCTACCACGTGACCTTCCTCGTGAACTCGGTCACCCACATGTGGGGACGGCGCCGCTACGCCACGAAGGATCACTCGAGGAACAACTGGTGGGTCGCGCTGCTGACGCTGGGCGAGGGCTGGCACAACAACCATCACCGCTATCCGTCGTCCGAGCGTCAGGGCTTCTACTGGTGGGAGCTCGACGTCACGCACTACCTCCTCAGGACGCTGGAGAAGGTCGGGCTGGTCTGGGAGCTGCGGACCCCGCCGGCGACGGCGTACGGGAGGCGGAGGAAGGCGCGGTCGTAG
- a CDS encoding bifunctional phosphoribosyl-AMP cyclohydrolase/phosphoribosyl-ATP diphosphatase HisIE, whose translation MADAEGVGSGGRIVATCADLDRVDFAKAGGLVAVVVQDARDGAVLMLAFANREALEATLATGEMHFWSRSRRELWRKGATSGDTLPVKELLLDCDQDAVLALVEPAGPACHLGERTCWGEVAPKPSCEETLRKLDAVIAERSRARPEGSYTTRLLADGNLRLKKLGEEGAELIASLASGDEERAVSEAADLLYHVLVALRAEGVGLEEVARELRKRSGR comes from the coding sequence ATGGCGGACGCCGAAGGAGTCGGATCCGGGGGACGGATCGTCGCTACCTGTGCCGATCTCGACCGAGTCGACTTCGCGAAGGCCGGTGGACTGGTGGCGGTGGTCGTCCAGGACGCCCGCGACGGAGCGGTCCTCATGCTGGCCTTCGCGAACCGGGAGGCGCTGGAGGCTACGCTCGCGACCGGCGAGATGCACTTCTGGTCGAGGAGCCGTCGGGAGCTATGGCGCAAGGGGGCGACAAGCGGCGACACGCTGCCGGTGAAGGAGCTCCTGCTCGACTGCGATCAGGACGCCGTGCTGGCCTTGGTCGAACCTGCGGGACCGGCATGCCACCTGGGCGAGCGCACGTGCTGGGGCGAGGTTGCGCCGAAGCCGTCTTGCGAAGAGACGCTCCGCAAACTCGACGCCGTGATTGCCGAGCGAAGCCGGGCTCGTCCCGAGGGAAGCTACACGACGCGTCTGCTTGCCGACGGCAACCTGAGGCTCAAGAAGTTGGGCGAAGAAGGAGCGGAACTGATCGCGTCGCTGGCCAGCGGCGATGAGGAACGGGCCGTATCCGAGGCCGCCGACCTGCTCTACCACGTCCTGGTCGCCCTGAGGGCCGAAGGCGTCGGGTTGGAAGAGGTCGCCCGGGAGTTGCGAAAGCGGTCGGGCAGGTGA